The following DNA comes from uncultured Acidilobus sp. JCHS.
GAAGACGCCAGAGGCCATGACGTTAACGGCCCTAGTGGGGAGGCCCTCGCCGTCAAAGGCCCTTGACCAGGTGCCTCCGGGCAGCCTGGGGTCATCGGTGACGCTCACCTTAGACCCCAGGTCCTCCCCTGGCCTCAGGGGGCTCTTGCCCCTGTGCACGTTCTCAAGGCTGACGGCGTGGTTGAGGAGGGGGAAGAGGAGCTCGTTGACGGCCTTCGGCGTCAGCAGGACAGGCCTGCCACGTAAGTCCTCCCTCCTCCTTGATGAGGTCATGGAGACCTTCTCGTGGAGCTCCTTGACGAGCGCCTCAGCGCTTATCCCCTTCACAGTCCTTGAGTCAACGAACTCGTAGACCTCAGGACCTACGTAGCCCTCGCTGAGGTAGTTGGCCGATGCTGCCAGGCCCACGAAGGATGTCTGCTGTTGCACGTCAACGCCCTCAGTGCTGACGACCCTGACCCTGGAGGTCCCTCCCCAGCCTCTTGTCATTATTATGTTGAGGTTGCCTGGCCTGGAGGAGAGGACCTCGTTCACGAGGCCCCTGACGACCTCGTAGGGCTCCTCAAGGGCTGGGTCGTAGGCCCCTTCAAGGGGCGTCACTGGCTCAGGGGATGGCAGCGCGTTATGGGGGTCAGGCCTACCCGCCCTCGCTGACCTTACTGCCATCTCGAGGAGGTCCTCTGTCAGGGAGTTACCGTAGGCGAACCCGAGCCTCCTCTGGTCGTCTATGACCCGAACTCCATACCCTACCTCCCTGTACGTGAGCCCGTAGTAGCTCATCTTCTCCCAGGACAGCTCATAGGTGTTCACGTCAACCACCATGACCTCCGCCTGGAAGCCAAGCGACCTGGCCCTGGAGATGAGGCCTTCCAGGCTGAGCTCGGCCATCCCCGTCACCCCACCTTCAGCCTGGAGACCCTCACGTAAGGCCCCCCTGTGCCGACGAAAACGCTCTGCCCTGACTTGCCGCAAACCCCGGGCCTCACGTCGAAGTCCCTCGAGACGGCGTCTATGTTTGAGATGGTCTCTATGGTGTAGCCGGCTATGCCAGCCCCCCTTATGGGCTCCTTGACCTCGCCGTTTACAACGTGGTAGCCCTCCTGGACCCCAAACTGGAACGTCCCGTCGGGGCTCGTCTGGCCGCCCATGACCGAGAGCATGAGGTAGCCCTCCTTCACGTCCCTGAGCAGCTCGTCAAGCCTTAGGCTACCAGACTTGAAGTAGGTGTTCCTCATCCTTATTATGACGCTGCTCCTGAAGTCCTCAGCTCTCCCGTTCCCGGTCGGCTGCTCGCCGAGGGAGGCCGCGTAGGTCCTGTCATTCATGAACTCCTTGACCACGCCCCCCTCTATTATCTTGACCTCCCTCCCCTCAACGCCCTCATCGTCATACGGCGTGAGGCCTATAGCCATGGGGTGGTCAAGGGAGGGCGAGTCGGAGACATTGACGAACTCCCTCGCTATCCTCTTCCCCCTCAGCCTGCCCAGTATGCCCTCTGTCGCCAGGTCGGCCTCGGCCAGGTGCCCGAGGGCCTCGTGGGCGAACACGCCTGAGACCTCAGGGCCCAGGACCACCGTGTACTCGCCGGGCCTCACCGTCACACCCCTCAGCTGGCCCCTCAGCCTCTTGAGCACGGTCTCGGCCAGCTCGTTGACGTCAAAGGCCTCGAAGGCGTAGCCCGTGTAGGTCGAGACCGACGAGTAGGCGCTGGCCACTACGTCCCCTTCCCTCGCGGTGGCCGTTATGGAGAGCCTGGAGATAGTGTAGCTCATCTCCAGGTCCCTGCCGTCCGTGCTCCAGTAGCCCTTGCTGAGCTCCACCTGAGAGTATGAGACCGTGACCGCCCTGACCCTCTGGTCCGCCTTAAGGACCTGGTCCCTGAGCCTCCTGGCGTCCTCCATGACCTCGTCAGGGGACTTTGTCAGGGGGTGCTTGACAGGCACCGTGACCCTGTCGACCTTAGGCTTAAGCAGGGCCACCCTCACGCCTCCCTGGCCAGGAGAGCTCCTTACGGCGTCGTGGGCGTCTGAGGCCCTCAGCTCCCTGTTGGCTGTAAGGTAGCCCCAGGCCCCCCTGACGAGGACCCTTAGGGCGTAGCCCTCTGAGACGCCGTAGTTGTTCACGACCTCCCTTGACTCGCTGGCAGTCACGGCAAGCGTCCTGGCCCTATAATACCTCAGGTCGGCGAACTCTGCGCCCAGCCTCTCGGCCTCCACGAGGACCTCCTGCAAGGGGGACCCCTGGTCTGGCTAGGGCACTAGCATTAATACCAAGTAGTCCGTTACACCCAGGGGAGCCTGACGTGGCCAGGTACACGGTCAGCCTGGGCAAGGTGTCTTTCATTGTTGACGACTCCCTGCTCTACACGGAGACCGACGAGTGGGTGAGGGTAGAGGGCAGCAGGGTCAGGGTAGGCATAACTGACTACGCCCAGAAGCAGCTGAAGGACGTAGTTGGCGTGGACCTCCCTAAGGTGGGGCAGGAGGTCAACGAGGGCATGGACCTGGCAGTGCTAGAGTCCGTGAAGGCCACGGCCGAGATCTACTCGCCTGTGACGGGCAAGGTGGTAGAGGTCAACGAGAGGCTCCTGGACGAGCCCGAGCTGATAAACAAGGAGCCCTACGAAGGCGGCTGGATAGCTGTAATAGAGCCCGCCGGCCCCCTTGACAAGTCTAAGCTCCTTGACCACAGGGCCTACGTTGAGAGCGTCAAGAAGAGGTTGTCCTAGCCTTAAGCTGCGTTCATACAGCTTCTCCTAACTCTATTTATAGTCTCAGGAGAAAGGGGCCAGCGAGGGCGCAAGCCCCTTGCCGGTTGAGACCATATATCATGACGTAGTTGTCGTGGGCTCCGGCATAGCGGGTCTCAGGGCCGCCGTCGAGCTGAAGAGAAGGTACGGCGACAAGCTTAACGTGGGTATTATAAGCAAGGTCCAACTGATGAGGAGCCACAGCGTGGCCGCCGAGGGCGGCACGGCGGCGGCCCTCTACCCTCAGGAGGGCGACAGCTTCACCCTGCACGCCTGGGACACGATAAAGGGGTCTGACTTCCTTGCTGACCAGGACGTGGTCTGGAACTTCGTTAAGCTCATGCCTGAGGAGATACTGCTGCTGGACCACTGGGGCATGCCGTGGAGCCGCAGGCCTGACGGAAGGATAATGCAGAGGCCCTTCGGGGGCCACACCTTCCCAAGGACTACTATGGCTGCCGACAGGCTCGGGCACGCAGCTATGAGGACCCTTTACAACAAGCTGCTCCAGTACGACGGCTGGGAGAGGTATGACGAGTGGTTCGTCACGGACTTCATAATTGAGAACAACACCTACAAGGGCCTCTTCGCCATAAACCTCAAGGACGGCAAGCTGTACATGTTCAGGAGCAAGGCAGCCATAATAGCAATGGGAGGCCTGGGCAGGCTCTACCCGTTCACGACCTACGCCCACACGGTGACAGGAGACGGGATGGCGGCGGCCTACAGGGCCGGCCTTGCGATAAAGGACCCAGAGATGGTCCAGTTCCACCCAACCGGCCTGGTGCCCAACGGCATCCTGATAACCGAGGGCGCCAGGGGGGAGGGCGCCATACTTAAGAACAAGAACGGGGAGAGGTTCATGGCGAGGTACGCGCCGAAGTTCCTCGACCTGGCCCCAAGGGATGTGGTCTCCAGGGCGATATACACGGAGTACCTGCAGGGCAGGGCGTTCATAGATGAGGCCTCAGGCATGCCATACGTCCAGCTTGACATGACTCACCTGGGCGAGGAGAAGATCAACGAGAAGCTGCCGAACATTAGGGAGATAGGGATAAGGTACGTCGGCATAGACCCCGTCGAGGAGCCTCTGCCCGTGTTCCCGGCAGCGCACTACCACATGGGGGGCATAGCAACGGACATATACTATCGCGTTATGACGCCAGACGGCAAGTGGGTCAAGGGGCTCTTCGCCGCAGGCGAGGCGGCCGCGGCCTCGGTGCACGGGGCCAACAGGCTCGGGGGAAACGCCACGGCGGAGTGCCTCGTGAGCGGAAGGATAACTGGGATGTTGGCCGGCGAGTATGCCCTCAAGGTAGGCGAGCCCTCAAGCCCGGAGCCTGGCGTGGCCAAGAAGGAGGAGGACTTCGTCTGGGGGCTCCTGAAGAGGGAGAGCGGCACCCCCTCGTACCAGGTGAAGAAGCGGATGCACGACATAATGATGAAGGACTTCTACGTCTTCAGGGACGGCACCAACATGAGCGAGGGCCTCTCAGAGCTCCTCAAGCTCAGGGACTCCTTCCTGACGTCGGTTTACATCGAGGACAAGGACACCATTTACAACACGGACCTGGTGGCCGCCCTGGAGACGTACAACATGCTCCAGGACGCCGTGATCGTCGCGGCGGCAGCCCTCAACAGGACCGAGAGCAGGGGCGCCCACTACAGGACCGACTACCCCAAGAGGGACGACGTGAACTGGCTCAAGCACACAATTGCGGTAAAGGACGTAAGTACGAACCTCGGCGTCTCATTTACATACCAGCCCGTGACGCTCACTACCTGGAAGCCTGTGGAGAGGAAGTACTGAGGTGATGACCTTGGCAGAGGGCAGGAGGGACCCGGAGGAGCTACCTAACAGGCCTGGCTTCTGGAGGTCGAGCTTGAACCCGTGGACGGTCAGGACCAGGGACAACCCCGAGAGGGTCGCCTTCGTGCTCCACAGGGTGACGGGCTTCATAATACTGGCCTTCCTGCTGGCCCACATAATTGAGACCGACTCGCCCGTCTGGTCCCTGTACTTCCCATATGGCGGGCTCTCGGGCTGGGCGCTGTGGAACCACATAATGGCGATAGAGTCGGGCCTGGCGTTCAGGATAGGCGAGTTCATAGTGGCCGGCGCCGTGCTCTTCCACGCCCCTAACGGGGTCAGGTTGCTCCTGACCGAGTTCTTCGGGGTAGGGGTTGGGAGGCCCGGCGACCCGAGGCCGCCTTATGTGCCTGGCACGTTCAGGGCGGCCCAGCGCCAGTGGCTTTACGCAGTTTTTGTCGTCTGGATAGTACTGTGGCTCATAGCTGGGGTGATAATATTCTCGTGAGGTGATGGGGGATGGCTGGTAGGGCCTCAAGTATTCAGCTCTGGCAGTACATAACTGCTATACTCATGATCGGGCTGCTCAGCTTCCACCTGCTCCAGAGGGTCCCATGGATATGGGGCGCGCCCACCATAGACCAGACGCTCACGTCCTCCTGGGTCTACCATGACTACGTCTCCTACGGCTGGGCCCTGCTCCTGCTGGCCTACGTGGCCCTGTTCCACGGCCTCAACGGGGTAAGGGGGATGCTGCTTGAGCTTCACCAGGGAAAGCTCTACGAGACGACCATCAACGTGCTGTTCTGGATAGTCTTCTTAGTGTTCGCCGCCATAGCCACCGTCACGGTGGTCAAGCTTCCGCCTCTCCCATGAGGTGATAGCACATGGCGATGGACATAGAGGCCGCGAGGAGGGTTCCACCCCAACAGGTCATCGTGAGGGTAAGGAGGTACGACCCTGAGGCCAAGAGGATGTGGTGGCAGGAGTACAAGATAGAAGCCCATAGGGGCATGACTGTTCTCGACGCGCTGCTCAAGATAAAGGAGGAGCAGGACCACACGCTGGTGCTGAGGTACAGCTGCAGGCAGGGCATATGCGGCAGCTGCGGGGTAGTGGTCAACGGAACCCCGAGGCTTGCGTGCCAGACGCAGCTGACAGAGGTGGTCAGCGAGGCCAACCCAGTTATGACGGTTGAGCCGCTTTACAACTTCCCAGTGATAAGGGACCTGATGACTGACTTCATGGACTTCTTCAACAAGCACAGGAGCGTCAAGCCGTACCTCATAAGGAAGGACAAGGAGGAGCAGGAGAGCCCCAAGGGACAGTACGACATGAGCCCAGACGAGTACTTCCAGATGTACCAGTACACTAACTGCATCTATTGCGGCCTCTGCTACGCTGCCTGCCCAGTTGTAGCGGCTGACCCCCAGTTCCTTGGGCCTCAGGCGCTGATGTACGCGTTCAGGTTCATAAATGACGTAAGGGACGAGGGCTGGGCCGAGAGGTTCCTCATAGTTGACACCGAGCACGGCTGCCACAGGTGCCACTTCGCTGCTTCATGCAGCGCTGTCTGCCCTAAGGCTGTTGACCCTGCTGGCGCCATACAGATGCTGAGGAGCAAGCTGTTCAAGTACAGGATGGGCCTCTACAAGAGAAGGGTCAGCAAGATCATAGGGCCGCCGCCGGAGAAGGGCGAGAGGATACCGCTGCCGCCCGAGGCCGAGACGTTGCCTGGCGTGGACCTGAAGAAGGTAGAGCAGGAGCCTGTCGTTATAAAGTTGCCAGAGGAGTGACAAAAACTTCAGGAGTATATTTTTATGTACTTCCCCACGTAGGGCCTGTCCTTGTCAGAGTTTATGTACTGCCTCAGGGCCCTCCTTATCACCTCTGACTTGGGTATGTTCCTCCTCCTGGCGTACTCCTCTAAGAGCTCGAGCAGGTCATCCTCGACCTTGAAGCTCAGCACCCTCATCCTGGACACCTCCCGGGCCGTATTACTCTTGGAGTGTGCGAGAGCATTTATTGAAAGCGGAGACTAGGATACAAGAGGAATCTGGCAAGAGGAATCCATGTAGCATAAGAGTATATTAGGCCTCTCTCTGTATTTCTCTTGTAACTGGGAGACAGGCCGTGCCTACTGTGCACCTCTCGCTGAGCGACGCCATGTATAAGCAGCTAAAGGAGAAGTCTGACGAGATAGGGATCCAGGTGACCGACCTGATAAAGCTCTACATAAAGATGGGCCTTCAGGGCGGCCTGGCCGCCAGGCAGAGCGACGAGGCGCTGCTGGTCAACGTCTCCAACAGGCTCGACAAGCTTGAGAGGGAGCTGAAGCTCAAGGTGACGATGATGGAGGGCAGGTACAGGCAGCTCGAGGAGACCCTTGAGTACGTGCTACAGCGCCTCGACGGCCTTGAGGACATGATATCAGAGGTTAAGGCCAAGAGGGCGCTCGGCGTGGTTGAGCAGGAGAGCGCGAGCCCTAACACCTAAGCGGGGAACACCCTGACCTGACCAGGCGCCCTATGCCCTCCCTCCTGATCTCAGCTAGCCCCTTAGGCCTGGCCGAGGCCTCTCCCCTCAGCTCAAACAGGTCGTACTCCAGGTCGAGCTCCGTGTAGACGCACCTCTCGTTCAGCGCCTGCCTGGCCTGCGATATGCCCCTGGTCCCGTCGACGAGCTTGGCAAGCTGGCTCCTCTCGTAGACTGCGTCAACGTCCATAACGTACGTGGTGGCTATGACCGGCGACAGGCTGACCTGCCTGCTTCCGTCCCTCATCTTCCTCGGCCCCAGCTCGCCCCTGAAGGCGAGGAGGGGCATCAGGGAGGCCTCAGTGACCACCTCCTTGACGACACTCTCCAGGAGCTCGGCCTCGTCGGCCTCGAGCCCGTAGACCCCCAGGAGCCCTCCCCTCCTAGCCACGTCAGCTACGTAGGAGAGCACCAGCTCCGTCGACAGCTCGCCGTCGGCGCCTGGCCCGTGGACGGCCAGCAGCCTGTCGACGCTGGAGGCGTGAAGGCCTGCCAGGGACACCATGTCTGCCAGGGGGCTCCAGAGGCCCTCCTCACAGCCCAGGGCAAGTATGTCGCCCCCTACGTCAACGCCTATCGCCACCTCAACCCCCAGCGCCTCCTTAGCGGCCTCTATGGCCTCCCTAACGCCCTCGGCTCCCTTGCTCAGGTCTATGAAGAGGGTCCTCTCGTTTATCGCTGAGGCTACCCTGACAAGCTGAGGCCTCACCTCCCTCCTGAACCTGAGCGCATATGAAGAGCCCGTCACGAGGGCCGCTGACCAGCCTATGGGCTCTACGTTCACCATGGCCTCAAGGGGTATGGGGCCAGGGTAGGGGTCAACGGAGTACCTCTCCCAGACAGCTGCGCCGAGTACCGGCGTCCCGCCCATCTTCCTTACCTTCAGGTACATGTAGAGGGCCCCGACTACGTCCCCTCCTCCGCCGGCCCCGAAGACCAGGACCTTCCTCCCCCTGACGGCATCAAGGAGGCTCCTAGGCCTTGCCAACCCGACCCCCTCTCGCCTTAGGCCTAAGGGCTTTAAGGCTTGCAGTCCTTGTAGGGAAAATACATGAAGGAACTTCTTTGTCTTTCAACTAGCCTCTGCATAGATTCCCCATGTAAGGGGGATACATGTCATACGCAGCCCAGGGTGGCCCCGTCAAAGAGTATCGTGGTCCCCGTGAGGTACTCAGGGGACCTGAGCAGCCACCTCACTAGTCCCTTGAGCTCCTCAGGCCTGCCGAGCCTCCTGAGGGGCGAGACGTCTGCGACCCTCTCCCTCCAGAAGTCTTCAGGGCTCACGCCCTCCCTTGAGGCGAGGGCCCCTATGAGCCTCTCAGCGCCAGGCGTCCTGAAGCTGCCCAGCTCCAGGACTATCGCCCTAATCCTCTCGGGGTACCTCCTCGAGAACAGCTTGGCCAGGGCGGGGAGCGAGGCCCTGACCACGTCAGCCAGGCCTGTGGGCCACATGGGGGCCCTCGAGGAGAAGCTGGAGACCAGCACCACCGTGGCCTTGGCAGGGTTAAGCCTTATGAGGCCTGACATGAAGGCCGCAGGGGAGGCCACGTACATGCTGAAGGCGGCCTCCCAGTCCGACCAGGAGGCGTCGGCGGGCTCGCAGGGCTCGCAGGGCGGGT
Coding sequences within:
- a CDS encoding putative Zn-dependent protease (putative Zn-dependent protease and their inactivated homologs), whose amino-acid sequence is MTGMAELSLEGLISRARSLGFQAEVMVVDVNTYELSWEKMSYYGLTYREVGYGVRVIDDQRRLGFAYGNSLTEDLLEMAVRSARAGRPDPHNALPSPEPVTPLEGAYDPALEEPYEVVRGLVNEVLSSRPGNLNIIMTRGWGGTSRVRVVSTEGVDVQQQTSFVGLAASANYLSEGYVGPEVYEFVDSRTVKGISAEALVKELHEKVSMTSSRRREDLRGRPVLLTPKAVNELLFPLLNHAVSLENVHRGKSPLRPGEDLGSKVSVTDDPRLPGGTWSRAFDGEGLPTRAVNVMASGVFRTALSNTYWSARAGAENTHSSWRTYMTLPAISATYMVVEAPPLSDVGDAVVVDQVEGVHTSNFDTGEFSVTASVAWDGKGGLREFVLSGDLRSLLRGVAGAAGERRRYGRVVSAPLLVQGLRVSS
- a CDS encoding putative Zn-dependent protease (putative Zn-dependent protease and their inactivated homologs), whose amino-acid sequence is MQEVLVEAERLGAEFADLRYYRARTLAVTASESREVVNNYGVSEGYALRVLVRGAWGYLTANRELRASDAHDAVRSSPGQGGVRVALLKPKVDRVTVPVKHPLTKSPDEVMEDARRLRDQVLKADQRVRAVTVSYSQVELSKGYWSTDGRDLEMSYTISRLSITATAREGDVVASAYSSVSTYTGYAFEAFDVNELAETVLKRLRGQLRGVTVRPGEYTVVLGPEVSGVFAHEALGHLAEADLATEGILGRLRGKRIAREFVNVSDSPSLDHPMAIGLTPYDDEGVEGREVKIIEGGVVKEFMNDRTYAASLGEQPTGNGRAEDFRSSVIIRMRNTYFKSGSLRLDELLRDVKEGYLMLSVMGGQTSPDGTFQFGVQEGYHVVNGEVKEPIRGAGIAGYTIETISNIDAVSRDFDVRPGVCGKSGQSVFVGTGGPYVRVSRLKVG
- a CDS encoding glycine cleavage system H protein, whose amino-acid sequence is MARYTVSLGKVSFIVDDSLLYTETDEWVRVEGSRVRVGITDYAQKQLKDVVGVDLPKVGQEVNEGMDLAVLESVKATAEIYSPVTGKVVEVNERLLDEPELINKEPYEGGWIAVIEPAGPLDKSKLLDHRAYVESVKKRLS
- a CDS encoding succinate dehydrogenase or fumarate reductase, flavoprotein subunitGram-negative/mitochondrial subgroup, with product MPVETIYHDVVVVGSGIAGLRAAVELKRRYGDKLNVGIISKVQLMRSHSVAAEGGTAAALYPQEGDSFTLHAWDTIKGSDFLADQDVVWNFVKLMPEEILLLDHWGMPWSRRPDGRIMQRPFGGHTFPRTTMAADRLGHAAMRTLYNKLLQYDGWERYDEWFVTDFIIENNTYKGLFAINLKDGKLYMFRSKAAIIAMGGLGRLYPFTTYAHTVTGDGMAAAYRAGLAIKDPEMVQFHPTGLVPNGILITEGARGEGAILKNKNGERFMARYAPKFLDLAPRDVVSRAIYTEYLQGRAFIDEASGMPYVQLDMTHLGEEKINEKLPNIREIGIRYVGIDPVEEPLPVFPAAHYHMGGIATDIYYRVMTPDGKWVKGLFAAGEAAAASVHGANRLGGNATAECLVSGRITGMLAGEYALKVGEPSSPEPGVAKKEEDFVWGLLKRESGTPSYQVKKRMHDIMMKDFYVFRDGTNMSEGLSELLKLRDSFLTSVYIEDKDTIYNTDLVAALETYNMLQDAVIVAAAALNRTESRGAHYRTDYPKRDDVNWLKHTIAVKDVSTNLGVSFTYQPVTLTTWKPVERKY
- a CDS encoding Succinate dehydrogenase/fumarate reductase, cytochrome b subunit — translated: MAEGRRDPEELPNRPGFWRSSLNPWTVRTRDNPERVAFVLHRVTGFIILAFLLAHIIETDSPVWSLYFPYGGLSGWALWNHIMAIESGLAFRIGEFIVAGAVLFHAPNGVRLLLTEFFGVGVGRPGDPRPPYVPGTFRAAQRQWLYAVFVVWIVLWLIAGVIIFS
- a CDS encoding Succinate dehydrogenase/Fumarate reductase transmembrane subunit encodes the protein MAGRASSIQLWQYITAILMIGLLSFHLLQRVPWIWGAPTIDQTLTSSWVYHDYVSYGWALLLLAYVALFHGLNGVRGMLLELHQGKLYETTINVLFWIVFLVFAAIATVTVVKLPPLP
- a CDS encoding succinate dehydrogenase and fumarate reductase iron-sulfur protein; its protein translation is MDIEAARRVPPQQVIVRVRRYDPEAKRMWWQEYKIEAHRGMTVLDALLKIKEEQDHTLVLRYSCRQGICGSCGVVVNGTPRLACQTQLTEVVSEANPVMTVEPLYNFPVIRDLMTDFMDFFNKHRSVKPYLIRKDKEEQESPKGQYDMSPDEYFQMYQYTNCIYCGLCYAACPVVAADPQFLGPQALMYAFRFINDVRDEGWAERFLIVDTEHGCHRCHFAASCSAVCPKAVDPAGAIQMLRSKLFKYRMGLYKRRVSKIIGPPPEKGERIPLPPEAETLPGVDLKKVEQEPVVIKLPEE
- a CDS encoding Ribbon-helix-helix protein, copG family, whose amino-acid sequence is MSRMRVLSFKVEDDLLELLEEYARRRNIPKSEVIRRALRQYINSDKDRPYVGKYIKIYS
- a CDS encoding Dehydrogenases with different specificities (related to short-chain alcohol dehydrogenases); this encodes MPCRAVVTGATSGIGLAAAEALAEEGCDIVVSARGLDRLEALARDLSSRFGARVTPVQVDLTKEGEAARLAGEAVKALGAVDFAFVSYGNPPCEPCEPADASWSDWEAAFSMYVASPAAFMSGLIRLNPAKATVVLVSSFSSRAPMWPTGLADVVRASLPALAKLFSRRYPERIRAIVLELGSFRTPGAERLIGALASREGVSPEDFWRERVADVSPLRRLGRPEELKGLVRWLLRSPEYLTGTTILFDGATLGCV